GCTGCTAGGAAGCATCCATGGAAAGTATGAGGATGCTGGGAGGATTCAGCCCATATCAATAGCATCTGAATACAGAAGTGGGTATTAAGATCTTTAGATCACTATGCCTTATTATTGATCAAGGGCATTGGATTTCAGAAATGCCTAACCTAACATTGACACAAGCTTCCTTCTTctgttagaataaaaaatataataagtaaccaatattaacaattataaaataccTTCCAATATATCTTAAATCATGGTTTATTCCATCACAACCATGACCACTCACTCCTAATATATTTAAGCTTCTacttaaataattgaattaagcAAATAAGCCTATTATAAATTACATGAagataaaaacttaattatCCTCAAAATTTCCTCCTTATGATTTCAaaaaccatctcattccatgtATCAACTGGACCAGGCATGCACCAATGTAAGCAATCCTGAGGCGGTGGTTGCCCATCAGGCCCACGTTTAGTAATCTTATTAGGGTCTTGGCTCCTATACGGGCCTGGATGCCCGTCATGTCGATATGCAAAGATCTTTGTAATATCCATCAGCTTCAATGTAGATTTATCTTTAGCTTTCTTAATTGCCTTGTTAAAACCGTCTACTTGCTTCTTGTGCATTATGTCCGTAAACTCATTTTTCACAAGCTCATTATCTAAGGCAGGCCTTCTTTTTCCAGTGCACGATCCACCAGTATTCCAAGCTCCACCTTCATAATGATCAGGTGAAAAAGAACGAACAATAGTCAAACCAGTGTAATTCGGATGAGTAGCCATAGCATTTAGAATTGTTTCGGTAGATATTTTGAAAGCTTCAATGTTGTTAACTTTCATCACACGCGATTTATCTGGCCACCATAACTGTCCTCCTACGATCTTGTTTTCCAGTATATAGACAGACTGCTTTGCAAACCAGTGGCCAGACGACAGAACAACCACGTCAAATCCGGAGATGAAATTCATGAAGGTCTCATCTGGCAAATCGAGATGGAGCTTGGTTACACCTTTTGGAGCAAAATCAAATTCATGGGTTGTTTGGTGAACTAGCCATGATGACCATATTCTGACGATCATTGTTGATGTTGACTTGAAATAATATCGCTGCATTCTTTTGTTCCCACGGTTTTTGGGAACCTCAACCTGAAATTCAATAACATAATCCCATGA
This is a stretch of genomic DNA from Impatiens glandulifera chromosome 4, dImpGla2.1, whole genome shotgun sequence. It encodes these proteins:
- the LOC124933455 gene encoding protein trichome birefringence-like 18: MTTVSHKGSSTVASYPRTLSSIMFLICGLAAFLVVVSLLLVSHPFVRGYFYEVNHSNKIDTQSSSSLFFTSATKEQIDNEGQRPADSLNVTRGVENDLFSGSIPDAVNDNNSMDPGCDLFNGEWVYDSTGPLYSNNSCPVLTQMQNCRGNGRPDKDYEDWRWKPAKCDLPRFDPKMFLELMRGKTLAFIGDSVARNQMESLLCILWQVEVPKNRGNKRMQRYYFKSTSTMIVRIWSSWLVHQTTHEFDFAPKGVTKLHLDLPDETFMNFISGFDVVVLSSGHWFAKQSVYILENKIVGGQLWWPDKSRVMKVNNIEAFKISTETILNAMATHPNYTGLTIVRSFSPDHYEGGAWNTGGSCTGKRRPALDNELVKNEFTDIMHKKQVDGFNKAIKKAKDKSTLKLMDITKIFAYRHDGHPGPYRSQDPNKITKRGPDGQPPPQDCLHWCMPGPVDTWNEMVFEIIRRKF